The following are from one region of the Polaribacter marinaquae genome:
- a CDS encoding TolC family protein, whose amino-acid sequence MKNLIFTLISFLAFGFSNAQELNVLIEQALKNNPAIQKFELQYNIASEKVNEVNTLPNTEFGVGYFVSEPETRTGAQRFRISVKQMLPWFGTITSRESYVSSMAEVKYEDIVIAKRKLITSVSQSYYNLYANKAKQNVLKENIKLLQTYETLALTSVEVNKASMVDVLRLQMRQNEMEQLLAILNQQYLAEQTTFNKLLNRDKSIIINVVSDLNFPAENFDTKTNNLSVHPELLKYDRLYQSIEKSELLNQKESAPMIGFGLDYINVTERPNISFSDNGKDILMPMVTLSIPIFNNSYKSKTKQNSLQQEEVLAQKQERKNKLETFLDKAKNERISARISYKTQTKNLKQAKNAEEILIKNYETGTIDFNDVLDIQELQLKFEMNQIESIKSYFVQTTIINYLTN is encoded by the coding sequence ATGAAAAATTTAATTTTTACACTCATAAGTTTTTTAGCTTTTGGTTTTTCAAATGCACAAGAATTAAATGTACTTATTGAGCAAGCTCTAAAAAATAACCCAGCAATTCAAAAATTTGAATTGCAATATAATATTGCTTCAGAAAAAGTGAATGAAGTAAATACATTGCCAAATACTGAATTTGGTGTTGGGTATTTTGTAAGTGAACCAGAAACAAGAACTGGAGCACAACGTTTTAGAATTTCTGTGAAGCAAATGTTGCCTTGGTTTGGTACAATTACTTCCAGAGAAAGCTATGTTTCTTCTATGGCAGAGGTTAAATATGAAGACATTGTTATAGCCAAACGAAAACTAATTACTTCAGTTTCCCAATCATATTATAATTTGTATGCAAATAAAGCAAAGCAAAATGTTTTAAAAGAAAATATAAAACTACTTCAAACTTATGAAACATTAGCATTAACATCCGTTGAAGTTAATAAGGCATCTATGGTAGATGTATTGCGTTTGCAAATGCGCCAAAATGAAATGGAGCAATTATTGGCAATTTTAAATCAACAGTATTTAGCAGAACAAACTACCTTCAATAAGTTATTGAATCGTGATAAATCAATTATTATAAATGTTGTGAGTGATTTGAATTTTCCTGCAGAAAATTTTGATACCAAAACTAATAATTTATCAGTTCATCCAGAATTATTAAAGTACGATAGATTGTATCAATCTATAGAAAAATCAGAATTATTAAATCAGAAAGAAAGCGCTCCAATGATTGGTTTTGGTTTAGATTATATAAATGTTACAGAACGTCCAAATATTAGTTTTAGTGATAATGGTAAAGATATTTTGATGCCAATGGTAACCCTTTCTATTCCTATTTTTAATAATAGTTATAAATCAAAAACCAAACAAAACAGCTTACAACAAGAAGAAGTTTTAGCACAGAAGCAAGAACGAAAAAATAAATTAGAAACGTTTTTAGATAAAGCAAAAAACGAACGCATTTCTGCAAGAATTAGTTATAAAACACAAACTAAAAATCTGAAACAAGCTAAAAATGCAGAAGAAATTCTAATTAAAAACTACGAAACTGGTACTATAGATTTTAATGATGTATTAGATATTCAAGAGTTACAATTGAAGTTTGAAATGAATCAAATAGAGTCTATAAAATCTTACTTCGTACAAACCACAATTATTAATTATCTAACCAATTAA
- a CDS encoding helix-turn-helix domain-containing protein codes for MARKIFIKNMVCNRCIMFIKTKFEKLDIELKHIELGAIIFEEESENDFEKIKTALEENGFEILIGQEEKLVEQTKITIIKLLQKLPLQLDKTLSKYLESKLNLEYSKISKIFSLKEHITIEKYFIKLKIEKAKELIQLQENNFTEISQQLDYSNVNHFSSQFKNETGMSLSSYKNEQRNFRNPLDQIV; via the coding sequence ATGGCAAGAAAAATTTTTATAAAAAACATGGTTTGTAATCGCTGTATAATGTTTATTAAAACAAAATTTGAAAAGTTAGATATTGAACTAAAACATATTGAGCTTGGTGCTATAATTTTCGAGGAAGAGTCAGAAAATGATTTCGAAAAAATTAAAACTGCTTTAGAAGAAAATGGTTTTGAAATTTTAATAGGACAGGAAGAAAAGTTAGTAGAACAAACTAAAATAACAATTATTAAATTATTGCAGAAATTACCATTACAATTAGATAAAACACTTTCTAAATATTTAGAATCAAAATTAAATTTAGAATACTCAAAAATCAGTAAAATTTTTTCTTTAAAGGAGCATATTACCATAGAAAAGTATTTTATAAAGTTAAAAATAGAAAAGGCAAAAGAGTTGATTCAATTGCAAGAAAATAATTTTACAGAGATAAGTCAGCAATTAGATTATAGCAATGTAAACCATTTTAGTAGTCAATTTAAAAATGAAACTGGTATGAGCTTATCATCTTACAAAAATGAGCAGAGAAATTTCAGGAATCCTTTAGACCAAATTGTGTAG
- a CDS encoding multicopper oxidase domain-containing protein, producing MKTKIISIFLIALTTIVFAQEKQVTEGNINNLPVREHTITLREATVNKAGKDVMGMTVNGTIPGPTLAFTEGEYAVIYVKNEMSVETSVHWHGLLLPNFYDGVPYLNTPPIEPGHTQKYEFLIKQSGTYWYHSHTMLQEQSGVYGSIVIQPKEKSLEYDKELVLMLSDWTNEKPMSVLKNLKRGNEWYGIKKGTATPLNKVIARGAFGAQLNFWRQRMEGADIADVYYPAFLINGEENIEYADFKPGEKVRLRIIDGGASTSFWMTFGGEDPLLVSADGLDVIPVKKNKTFIGIAEAYDFIVTIPEDGKIEFKITAQDGSGTASAFLGTGKVLKAQEIPKPDKIGMMMKMAKMDMKMGAHALKYRPSKDERFKIKAEYGMQMDKMDGEMKMDHSKMSGMDMNKPKDTMAMSKMNHSNMTGMEMKKENTMPAMKMEGMDLFAEYNYDYLKSPEKTNYDKNVPVKEVLLNLTGNMNRYIWSMNGVPLSEADNIKINNKEVTRITFNNLTMMHHPMHLHGHFFRVININGDYSPLKHTVNVPPMQKVTLEFYGNNGDEAGDWFFHCHILYHMMGGMARVMSYDTPRDPRMDEFPASKIIAETDKWYSWGLADIASNNTAINLTTSNLRNQFNASFEYGWNKNLEGEFTYERYLHDYLRVFGGVNIENETRGSLDKLNTTAVVGLRYLTPYLFNLDVRVDNKLRPRIGLGRSIMIFPKLSVFGYYEYQIDLGFVNTLPTNKDFTSETVWSAGAEYMLSRNFSLMASYDNRFGAGGGLSVRF from the coding sequence ATGAAAACTAAAATAATTTCAATTTTTCTTATTGCTTTAACTACCATAGTTTTTGCACAAGAGAAACAAGTAACAGAAGGAAATATAAACAACCTTCCAGTAAGAGAACACACCATAACTTTACGTGAAGCAACTGTAAATAAAGCAGGAAAAGATGTTATGGGAATGACCGTTAATGGCACAATTCCTGGACCAACTTTAGCATTTACAGAAGGAGAATATGCAGTTATTTATGTAAAAAATGAAATGAGTGTAGAAACCTCTGTTCATTGGCACGGTCTTTTATTGCCAAATTTTTATGATGGTGTTCCATACTTAAATACACCACCTATAGAACCTGGGCATACACAGAAATACGAATTCCTAATAAAACAATCTGGTACCTATTGGTACCATTCTCACACGATGTTGCAAGAACAAAGTGGTGTTTATGGCTCCATTGTTATTCAACCTAAAGAAAAATCGTTAGAATATGATAAAGAATTGGTATTGATGTTATCTGATTGGACTAACGAAAAACCAATGAGTGTTCTTAAAAATTTGAAAAGAGGTAACGAATGGTATGGTATCAAAAAAGGAACAGCTACACCATTAAATAAAGTGATTGCTCGTGGAGCATTTGGTGCACAACTTAATTTCTGGAGACAACGTATGGAAGGAGCAGATATTGCAGATGTATATTATCCAGCGTTTTTAATTAATGGGGAAGAAAACATTGAGTATGCAGATTTTAAACCTGGCGAAAAAGTAAGGTTACGTATTATTGATGGTGGTGCTTCAACCTCTTTTTGGATGACTTTTGGTGGCGAAGATCCACTGTTGGTTTCTGCGGATGGATTAGATGTTATACCCGTTAAAAAGAATAAAACGTTTATAGGTATAGCAGAGGCATATGATTTTATTGTAACCATTCCTGAAGACGGAAAAATAGAATTTAAAATTACAGCACAAGATGGTTCTGGTACAGCATCAGCATTTTTGGGAACTGGTAAAGTTTTAAAAGCACAAGAAATTCCGAAGCCAGACAAAATTGGAATGATGATGAAAATGGCAAAAATGGATATGAAAATGGGTGCACACGCATTAAAATATCGTCCAAGTAAAGATGAACGATTTAAAATAAAAGCTGAATATGGTATGCAGATGGATAAAATGGATGGAGAAATGAAGATGGATCATTCCAAAATGTCTGGGATGGATATGAACAAACCAAAAGATACTATGGCAATGAGTAAAATGAACCATTCTAATATGACAGGAATGGAGATGAAAAAAGAGAATACTATGCCAGCAATGAAAATGGAAGGAATGGATCTATTTGCTGAATATAACTACGATTATTTGAAGTCGCCAGAGAAAACCAACTACGATAAAAATGTTCCTGTAAAAGAAGTTTTATTAAACCTTACAGGAAATATGAATCGTTATATCTGGAGTATGAATGGTGTGCCATTATCTGAAGCTGATAATATCAAAATAAATAATAAAGAGGTAACAAGAATTACGTTCAATAACCTTACAATGATGCACCACCCAATGCATTTACACGGTCACTTTTTTAGAGTAATTAATATAAATGGTGATTATTCACCATTAAAGCATACAGTAAATGTGCCACCAATGCAAAAAGTAACTTTAGAGTTTTATGGAAATAATGGAGATGAAGCTGGCGACTGGTTTTTCCATTGCCATATTCTTTACCATATGATGGGTGGTATGGCAAGAGTAATGTCTTATGACACCCCAAGAGATCCAAGAATGGATGAATTTCCAGCTTCAAAAATTATCGCAGAAACAGATAAATGGTATTCTTGGGGATTGGCAGATATTGCTTCAAATAACACAGCAATTAATTTAACAACTTCTAATTTAAGAAATCAATTTAATGCATCTTTCGAATACGGATGGAACAAAAATTTGGAAGGAGAATTTACTTATGAACGCTATCTACACGATTATTTAAGAGTATTTGGTGGGGTAAATATAGAAAATGAAACACGTGGTAGTTTAGACAAATTAAACACTACAGCAGTTGTCGGTCTTCGCTATTTAACACCTTACTTATTCAATTTAGATGTTCGAGTAGATAATAAATTAAGACCAAGAATTGGATTAGGACGCAGTATAATGATTTTTCCTAAACTGTCTGTTTTCGGTTATTATGAATATCAAATAGATTTAGGTTTTGTAAATACTTTACCAACAAATAAAGATTTCACTTCAGAAACAGTTTGGAGCGCAGGAGCAGAATATATGCTATCAAGAAATTTCTCTTTAATGGCGAGTTACGACAATCGTTTTGGCGCTGGTGGTGGATTATCAGTAAGATTTTAA
- a CDS encoding DUF3347 domain-containing protein, giving the protein MKDLKISVVVILLLTVSFTNAQKKEKMNHGDMKMDHSKMKMQDAKAEAILTAYFNLKDALVADDESKAKELGASLEKSLNSLDVSKYTDAQKLELKDIIIDAKEHAEHISKSPIAHQREHFKVLSKDIIDMVAITGASNKLYEQYCPMYEKGSAWLSMNKEVRNPYYGSKMLKCGKVQREIN; this is encoded by the coding sequence ATGAAAGATTTAAAAATTAGTGTAGTAGTAATATTATTGTTAACGGTTTCTTTTACCAATGCACAGAAAAAAGAAAAAATGAACCACGGAGATATGAAAATGGATCACAGTAAAATGAAAATGCAAGACGCAAAAGCTGAAGCAATTTTAACCGCTTATTTCAATTTAAAAGATGCTTTAGTAGCAGATGATGAATCAAAAGCAAAAGAATTGGGTGCTTCATTAGAAAAAAGTTTAAACAGTCTTGATGTTTCTAAATATACGGATGCTCAAAAATTAGAATTAAAAGATATTATTATTGATGCTAAAGAACACGCAGAACATATTTCTAAAAGCCCAATAGCACATCAAAGAGAACACTTTAAGGTTTTAAGTAAAGACATTATAGATATGGTTGCTATAACTGGTGCTTCTAATAAATTATATGAGCAATATTGCCCAATGTATGAAAAAGGAAGTGCTTGGTTAAGTATGAATAAAGAAGTGCGTAACCCTTATTATGGCAGTAAAATGCTTAAATGCGGAAAAGTACAAAGAGAAATTAACTAA
- a CDS encoding heme-binding domain-containing protein encodes MKTVKIILLILLVAFVGIQFIPTERNQTDIVPVTDFMLVNNVPNNIKNKLQVSCYDCHSNNTKYPWYNKIQPVAWFLEEHIKDGKKELNFSEWESLSNRRKASKLRSIIKQIESGEMPLNSYTLIHKDAKFSKVETNEMINFITQLKDSL; translated from the coding sequence ATGAAAACTGTTAAAATCATATTGTTGATTTTATTGGTCGCTTTTGTGGGAATACAATTTATTCCCACAGAACGTAACCAAACTGATATTGTACCAGTAACCGATTTTATGTTGGTAAATAATGTGCCAAATAATATAAAAAATAAGTTGCAAGTATCTTGTTATGATTGCCATAGTAACAACACTAAATACCCTTGGTATAATAAAATACAACCAGTTGCTTGGTTTTTAGAAGAACATATTAAAGATGGCAAAAAAGAATTAAATTTTAGTGAATGGGAATCATTATCAAATCGAAGAAAAGCCAGCAAATTACGATCAATTATTAAGCAAATAGAAAGCGGAGAGATGCCATTAAATTCTTACACGTTAATTCATAAAGATGCAAAGTTCTCAAAGGTGGAAACGAATGAAATGATAAATTTTATTACACAATTAAAAGATAGTTTATAA
- a CDS encoding ion channel has protein sequence MPKENTVEKSKSTDFYKQLFKKVALTTIMVIALSLSYTLWIVVDSDSKFLPFLIVSLAFFKTFFIVKLTFTQLSKIIGESHQLTHILTLFGILIILIVLSFSADYQALYILNSANFKFETIPNNLFFLQFFEFLYFSFITFSSVGYGDIVPISISGKLIVILEVVLSFFVLVFGIANINRIHVNK, from the coding sequence ATGCCTAAAGAAAACACTGTGGAAAAATCTAAAAGTACAGACTTTTATAAACAGCTATTTAAAAAAGTAGCACTTACTACGATTATGGTTATTGCTTTATCTTTAAGTTATACCTTATGGATTGTTGTAGATTCTGATAGTAAATTTCTACCTTTCTTAATTGTTAGTTTGGCATTTTTTAAAACCTTTTTTATTGTAAAGTTAACTTTTACACAATTAAGTAAAATAATAGGAGAAAGTCATCAACTGACACACATTCTTACTTTATTTGGAATCTTAATTATTTTAATTGTGCTATCATTTTCAGCAGATTACCAGGCGTTATATATTTTAAATTCAGCAAATTTTAAATTCGAAACGATTCCCAATAACTTGTTTTTCTTACAATTTTTCGAGTTTTTGTATTTCAGTTTTATAACCTTTTCTTCTGTTGGTTATGGAGATATTGTACCCATTTCTATATCAGGAAAACTAATTGTTATTTTAGAAGTTGTTTTAAGCTTTTTCGTTTTAGTTTTTGGTATTGCAAACATCAATAGAATCCATGTAAACAAATAA
- a CDS encoding YybH family protein, protein MKVLKFITLLTVFLLTVNLTNAQVTSNTKDTKEVKAVMKAYKDAIQNLTTEGTFELFTPDAIIFEQGKLEGTYKEYISHHLGPELGHFKSFIFSDYEIQTTVNSSYAYTTENYIYTIVLKGNKTKDTKERTIKSKGVATSILQKIDGKWKIIHSHTSFKKLKI, encoded by the coding sequence ATGAAAGTACTTAAATTTATTACTCTATTAACTGTTTTCCTTTTAACAGTTAATCTTACAAATGCACAGGTTACTTCTAACACTAAAGACACAAAGGAAGTAAAAGCCGTAATGAAAGCTTATAAAGATGCAATACAAAATTTAACAACAGAAGGCACTTTTGAACTCTTTACACCAGATGCTATCATATTCGAACAAGGTAAATTAGAAGGTACATACAAAGAATATATATCTCACCATTTGGGACCAGAATTAGGCCATTTTAAAAGTTTTATTTTTTCTGATTATGAGATTCAGACAACTGTAAATTCGTCCTATGCTTATACAACTGAAAATTATATCTACACAATAGTTCTAAAAGGTAATAAAACCAAGGACACAAAAGAAAGAACCATTAAAAGTAAGGGAGTAGCAACATCAATATTGCAAAAAATTGATGGAAAATGGAAGATAATTCATTCTCATACCTCATTTAAAAAACTAAAAATCTAA
- a CDS encoding universal stress protein, whose translation MKNILVPTDFSKTCDKAAHLAIEIATLFDAEIHFLHQIHTPVDWVKLNKTDEHNYPDTQKAIGIAKSKLRSLDKDAEHKGLKSRTFLEFISDVKAISAHSHNFHHDFIITGSKGTQEDFSKQFFGSNTQKIIRDIHVPILVVKEEATLFPFKNIVFVSDFKEDMSNAFKQVVKIAEKCNSKIHLLNINTNKDFNNIKNGIVPIREFLTNFPELENYEMHVYNESTILKGIETFQKDNEVDLVAMYTHNRSGLSNIFSKSIAENITNNSKKPVMTIHL comes from the coding sequence ATGAAAAATATTTTAGTTCCAACGGACTTTTCAAAAACTTGTGATAAAGCAGCTCATTTAGCAATTGAAATTGCCACACTTTTTGATGCTGAAATTCATTTTTTACATCAAATACATACACCAGTAGACTGGGTTAAGTTAAACAAAACAGACGAGCATAATTATCCTGATACTCAAAAAGCGATTGGCATTGCCAAAAGCAAGTTAAGAAGTCTTGATAAAGATGCGGAACACAAAGGTTTAAAATCGAGGACTTTCTTGGAGTTTATTTCAGATGTAAAAGCAATTTCTGCACATTCTCACAATTTTCATCACGACTTCATAATAACAGGTAGTAAAGGCACACAAGAAGATTTCTCAAAACAATTTTTTGGGAGCAATACTCAAAAAATTATTAGAGATATCCACGTCCCAATTTTAGTTGTTAAAGAAGAGGCTACACTATTTCCTTTTAAAAACATTGTTTTTGTTTCTGATTTTAAGGAAGATATGTCTAATGCTTTTAAACAAGTTGTTAAAATAGCCGAGAAATGTAATTCAAAAATTCACTTATTAAATATCAATACAAATAAAGATTTTAATAATATTAAAAATGGTATAGTGCCAATAAGAGAATTTTTAACAAACTTTCCAGAATTAGAAAATTATGAAATGCACGTTTATAATGAATCTACCATTTTAAAAGGCATAGAAACTTTTCAAAAAGATAATGAAGTAGATTTAGTAGCAATGTATACACATAATAGAAGTGGTTTATCTAATATATTCTCTAAAAGTATTGCAGAAAACATCACAAATAACTCGAAAAAACCTGTGATGACAATTCATTTATAA
- a CDS encoding APC family permease: MNILKKTNQKLSLLGSVSLGTGVMIGAGIFVLMGQIAELVGDLFPIAFIAGAIVVGFSSYSYVKFSNAYPSSGGVAKFLTKAFGPGTAAGSFSLLMYISMVVAESLVAGTFGAYTLRLFPPEYSGYASILGVILIGVAYIINISGNKIIEVTATFTAIIKVAGISLLAISGLIISGLPTITGNYVASNSQALPEGFGFVAALALSILAFKGFTTITNQGGDIKNPHKNVGRSIIISIAVCTIIYVVLALSVAGGLSIEEIIVAKDYALAAAAKPLFGVWGSILTILLAIVATVSGVIASVYSASRMLGMLGGMKQVPDMNKMKKLKNPSLIFTVSLAILLTILFDLTRIASIGAIFYLIMDIAIHWGLFRHLKKEVKFNPIIPIIAIVMDIVILSAFIYLKYVNDPFVLVVAGIGIALVFLFQFLFMKSHTDKDGNMKMGMEMDEEEMMKM; the protein is encoded by the coding sequence ATGAACATACTAAAAAAAACAAACCAAAAACTCTCATTATTAGGCTCTGTTTCCTTGGGTACAGGTGTAATGATTGGCGCAGGTATTTTTGTGCTAATGGGTCAAATTGCAGAGTTAGTAGGTGACTTGTTTCCAATTGCATTTATAGCAGGTGCAATAGTAGTTGGTTTTAGTTCATATTCTTACGTTAAATTTTCAAACGCATATCCTTCTTCTGGTGGTGTAGCAAAATTTTTAACAAAAGCATTTGGTCCTGGAACAGCTGCAGGTTCTTTCTCTCTATTAATGTACATATCAATGGTAGTTGCCGAAAGTTTAGTTGCTGGTACTTTTGGTGCTTATACTTTACGCTTATTTCCGCCAGAATATTCTGGATATGCATCCATATTAGGTGTAATTCTTATTGGAGTAGCGTATATAATAAATATTTCTGGTAATAAAATTATTGAAGTTACAGCCACTTTTACAGCAATAATTAAAGTAGCAGGCATTTCATTGTTAGCAATTTCTGGTTTAATAATTTCAGGTTTGCCAACCATAACAGGTAATTATGTAGCATCTAATAGTCAAGCTTTACCAGAAGGATTTGGATTTGTGGCTGCCTTGGCATTGTCAATCCTTGCTTTTAAAGGGTTTACTACGATAACAAATCAAGGTGGTGACATTAAAAATCCACATAAAAATGTGGGGCGCTCCATTATTATTTCAATTGCTGTTTGTACAATTATCTACGTTGTTTTAGCATTATCGGTTGCTGGTGGATTAAGTATTGAAGAAATTATAGTAGCAAAAGATTATGCTTTAGCAGCAGCAGCAAAACCGCTGTTTGGTGTATGGGGTTCAATTTTAACAATTCTACTGGCTATTGTAGCAACAGTTTCTGGTGTAATTGCCAGTGTATATTCTGCTTCAAGAATGTTAGGAATGTTGGGTGGTATGAAACAAGTTCCTGACATGAACAAAATGAAGAAACTTAAAAATCCTTCACTAATTTTTACTGTCTCTTTAGCGATTCTACTAACCATTTTATTTGATTTAACTCGCATAGCTTCCATTGGTGCTATCTTTTATTTAATAATGGATATTGCTATTCATTGGGGACTTTTCAGACACCTTAAAAAAGAAGTAAAATTTAATCCAATTATTCCAATAATAGCAATAGTAATGGATATTGTTATTTTATCAGCATTTATTTATTTAAAATATGTTAACGACCCTTTTGTACTTGTAGTAGCAGGTATAGGAATAGCTCTTGTTTTCCTGTTTCAATTTCTTTTCATGAAATCACACACAGATAAAGATGGAAATATGAAAATGGGAATGGAAATGGATGAAGAAGAAATGATGAAAATGTAA